In Fusobacterium canifelinum, a genomic segment contains:
- a CDS encoding leucine-rich repeat domain-containing protein, which translates to MEQNIWEYDDFIFKGDELKGMTAKGKDKVKAGGQTDLVIPAVTPDGLPLKKIADNAFYRRGLTSVVIPDTVESIGYDAFGVCKLTEVKLPAALINIEGFAFYRNKLAKVEFGSKVTKIEPSAFAMNELTKITFPETLEYIGASAFFKNSLETVSFPKSMTKIDMYAFRKNNIHKVEVEKSVNLHQFAFETFTTVERV; encoded by the coding sequence ATGGAACAAAATATTTGGGAATATGATGACTTCATTTTTAAAGGTGATGAACTAAAAGGTATGACAGCAAAAGGTAAAGACAAAGTAAAAGCTGGAGGTCAAACTGATTTAGTAATTCCTGCAGTAACTCCTGATGGTCTACCTCTTAAAAAGATTGCAGACAATGCTTTTTACAGAAGAGGATTAACTTCTGTTGTAATTCCTGATACAGTAGAAAGTATTGGTTATGATGCTTTTGGAGTTTGTAAATTAACAGAAGTTAAATTACCAGCTGCCTTAATAAATATAGAAGGTTTTGCTTTCTATAGAAATAAATTAGCTAAAGTTGAATTTGGAAGTAAAGTAACAAAAATAGAACCAAGTGCATTTGCGATGAATGAACTTACAAAAATTACTTTCCCTGAAACTTTAGAATATATAGGAGCATCTGCTTTCTTTAAAAATTCTTTAGAAACAGTAAGTTTTCCAAAATCTATGACTAAAATAGATATGTATGCTTTTAGAAAGAATAATATTCATAAAGTAGAAGTTGAAAAATCTGTAAATTTACATCAATTTGCATTTGAAACTTTTACAACTGTTGAAAGAGTTTAA
- a CDS encoding ACP phosphodiesterase: MNFLGHSLISLEIDKNINKETLYGNFTGDFYKGLVERIKLSESLKEGITLHRIIDKTSDRKENLLNELLAEKFGIFKGIVSDMFIDHFLSKNFNNLFNKNIDDIENLILSKVKDNRNIFPKDFERTFNWLNDRNVMVNYKDINFLERAFQGLAKNIRRGEILTLAVSELKKNYNLFEEKSIKEFFYVKNESIKEFLKK, from the coding sequence ATGAATTTTTTAGGACATTCATTAATTTCTCTTGAAATTGATAAAAATATAAACAAAGAAACTCTATATGGAAATTTTACAGGTGATTTCTATAAAGGTTTGGTTGAAAGAATTAAACTTTCAGAAAGTTTAAAAGAGGGGATTACTCTACATAGAATAATTGATAAAACTTCTGATAGAAAAGAAAATCTTTTAAACGAGTTATTAGCTGAAAAATTTGGAATTTTTAAGGGAATAGTATCTGATATGTTTATTGATCATTTTCTTTCTAAAAATTTCAATAACTTATTTAATAAAAATATTGATGATATAGAAAATTTAATTTTAAGTAAAGTTAAAGATAATAGAAATATTTTTCCAAAAGATTTTGAAAGAACTTTTAACTGGTTAAATGATAGAAATGTTATGGTAAACTATAAAGATATTAATTTTTTAGAGAGGGCTTTTCAAGGTTTAGCTAAAAACATAAGAAGAGGAGAAATTCTAACTTTAGCTGTGAGTGAGTTAAAAAAGAACTATAATCTATTTGAAGAAAAATCTATAAAAGAATTTTTCTATGTTAAAAACGAAAGTATAAAAGAATTTTTAAAAAAATAA
- a CDS encoding WYL domain-containing protein translates to MKKVRFTISDFMNEIIKSDSEYFKLQIGKIGNIIFNYYIDKNLNKVELEDSSGEVIQFNLNKSNEEIYFDTLIRNKIETEAEYWRNIFFTYINNLRYKREEILFEKNFKNIEKSLKDGNKIKIKYHNCIRLINPYFVKVSDSESRSYLFCYCEKNNDYRNYRISEIEEIWFTNKKIEVKDRKYIDEVYKNFDPFLSYKNRVKVRFTEKGLDLYEKVLTNRPRLLNKDNNIYIFECDNKLAMVYFAQFFSLVEILEPQELREKLQKELENTLKIYKNKEEKDV, encoded by the coding sequence ATGAAAAAGGTTAGATTTACAATTTCAGATTTTATGAATGAAATTATTAAGAGTGATTCAGAATATTTCAAGTTACAAATAGGAAAGATAGGGAACATAATATTTAATTACTACATAGATAAAAATTTGAATAAAGTTGAATTAGAAGATTCCTCTGGTGAAGTTATACAATTTAACTTAAATAAAAGTAATGAAGAAATTTATTTTGATACTTTAATAAGAAATAAAATAGAAACAGAAGCAGAATATTGGAGAAATATATTTTTTACCTATATAAATAATTTAAGATACAAGAGGGAAGAAATACTATTTGAAAAAAATTTTAAAAATATTGAAAAATCCCTAAAAGATGGAAATAAGATAAAAATTAAATATCATAACTGTATAAGGCTGATTAATCCATATTTTGTCAAGGTTTCAGATAGTGAAAGCCGTTCATATTTGTTCTGTTATTGTGAGAAAAACAATGATTATAGGAATTATAGAATATCTGAAATAGAAGAAATATGGTTTACTAATAAGAAAATTGAAGTAAAGGATAGAAAATACATTGATGAAGTATATAAAAACTTTGACCCTTTCTTATCATATAAAAATAGAGTGAAAGTGAGATTTACAGAAAAAGGTTTAGATTTATATGAGAAAGTTTTAACAAATAGACCTAGACTTTTAAATAAAGATAATAATATTTATATTTTTGAATGTGATAATAAATTAGCAATGGTATATTTTGCTCAATTCTTTTCATTGGTTGAAATTTTAGAACCACAAGAATTGAGAGAAAAGTTACAAAAAGAATTAGAAAATACATTAAAAATATATAAAAATAAGGAGGAAAAAGATGTTTAG
- a CDS encoding SUMF1/EgtB/PvdO family nonheme iron enzyme, whose translation METNLLKYLKARRPIIWVNSGDYKEIDTIVKEATKDYQDKAIYEYRAFGAVDFETKVKEETISDLYSFLDTLYSEGIKTNVFLLIKNAEEEMKDSKNIAYIKKIAETRYSSPDYNFTIIVVSETEIVPKELEKFTSILDIPNMSKDEIETYILKFSKDNNIKVDEKDIGEIAISLKGLTKLEIDHVLNMIIESKNNISISGRDIIIKEKGQIIKKSSILEIIDFKEKIEDIGGLEGLKEWLKSKAQVFRRLDEAKKFGVDTPKGVLLVGMPGCGKSLAAKASARLFNVPLLRLDIGRLLGKYVGESEHNMRVALKTAESISPCILWIDEIEKAFAGINQDGGASDITKRLFGQFLTWLQEKENTVFVVATANDITAFPPEFLRKGRFDEVFFIDFPNEEERERIFEIHLEKRGKLTEDIDINKLAKQTDGYCGADIEEVVKNAVENIFILETENEEEKEISTQDLVESAKNIDSLTNILADKIEVLKKSYEKFKIKSASKKLPASQRMKKNKKRKSGIPTFRDMIIVNGGKYTSSFFNEEREVFDLEVCKYPVTQDMWMEVMEENPSYFKGGRRPVESISWWDALEYCNKLSEKYNLEPVYDLSKKDEGILKINQLGEETEYPDVADFNKTEGFRLPTELEWEWFARGGEVAIQDGTFDYKYSGSNNIDEVAWYLKNSNGRTHDVGAKKANQLGLYDCSGNVWEWCYDTIDKVSNNSKFSYIYKAYDLNNENRRLRGGSWNYYISNCNIFYRYTYKMHYESKDFYSRHISLIMARAFGGVTEEFDYNNKAPLYSGIGFRIVRTI comes from the coding sequence ATGGAAACAAATTTACTTAAGTATTTAAAAGCAAGAAGACCAATAATTTGGGTGAATAGTGGAGATTATAAGGAAATTGACACTATTGTTAAAGAGGCAACAAAGGATTATCAAGATAAAGCTATATATGAATATAGAGCTTTTGGGGCAGTAGATTTTGAAACTAAGGTAAAAGAAGAAACTATAAGTGATTTATACAGTTTCTTAGATACTTTGTACTCAGAGGGGATAAAGACTAATGTATTTCTATTAATTAAGAATGCAGAAGAAGAAATGAAAGATTCTAAAAATATTGCCTATATTAAAAAGATAGCAGAAACAAGATATTCAAGTCCAGACTATAATTTTACAATAATAGTTGTAAGTGAAACTGAAATAGTACCAAAAGAATTAGAAAAATTTACATCAATATTAGATATTCCAAATATGTCAAAAGATGAAATAGAAACATATATTTTAAAATTTTCTAAGGATAATAATATAAAAGTAGATGAAAAAGATATTGGGGAAATTGCTATTTCATTAAAAGGATTAACTAAATTAGAAATAGATCATGTACTTAATATGATAATTGAATCAAAGAATAATATTTCAATTTCAGGTAGAGATATAATTATAAAAGAAAAAGGGCAAATAATTAAAAAATCATCAATATTAGAAATAATAGATTTTAAAGAAAAAATTGAAGATATTGGAGGTTTAGAAGGTTTAAAAGAATGGCTTAAATCTAAGGCACAAGTTTTTAGAAGATTAGATGAAGCTAAAAAGTTTGGAGTGGATACACCAAAAGGAGTGTTACTTGTTGGAATGCCGGGTTGTGGGAAAAGTTTAGCAGCCAAAGCTAGTGCAAGACTTTTTAATGTACCATTATTAAGATTAGATATAGGAAGATTATTAGGTAAATATGTTGGAGAATCTGAACATAATATGAGAGTGGCATTAAAAACAGCTGAATCAATAAGTCCTTGTATACTATGGATAGATGAAATAGAAAAAGCCTTTGCAGGAATAAATCAAGATGGAGGAGCTAGTGATATAACTAAAAGATTATTTGGACAATTTTTAACTTGGTTACAAGAAAAAGAAAATACAGTTTTTGTTGTAGCAACTGCTAATGATATAACTGCTTTTCCTCCTGAATTTTTAAGAAAAGGAAGATTTGATGAAGTATTTTTTATAGATTTTCCTAATGAAGAAGAAAGAGAAAGAATATTTGAAATTCACTTAGAAAAAAGAGGAAAACTTACAGAGGATATTGATATAAATAAATTAGCAAAACAAACAGATGGATATTGTGGAGCAGATATAGAAGAAGTTGTTAAAAATGCTGTTGAGAATATTTTTATACTTGAAACAGAAAATGAAGAAGAAAAAGAAATAAGCACTCAAGATTTAGTAGAATCAGCTAAAAATATTGACTCATTAACAAATATTTTGGCTGATAAAATAGAAGTTTTAAAGAAAAGCTATGAAAAATTTAAAATAAAATCTGCTTCTAAAAAATTACCTGCTAGTCAAAGAATGAAGAAAAATAAAAAAAGAAAATCAGGAATCCCTACATTTAGAGATATGATAATAGTAAATGGAGGAAAATATACATCATCATTCTTTAATGAAGAAAGAGAAGTTTTTGATTTAGAAGTATGTAAATATCCAGTAACTCAAGATATGTGGATGGAAGTAATGGAAGAAAATCCATCATATTTTAAAGGTGGAAGAAGACCAGTTGAATCTATATCTTGGTGGGATGCCTTAGAATACTGTAATAAATTAAGTGAAAAATATAATTTAGAGCCTGTTTATGATTTAAGTAAAAAAGATGAGGGAATCTTAAAAATAAATCAGTTGGGGGAAGAAACTGAATATCCTGATGTAGCAGATTTTAATAAAACAGAAGGATTTAGATTACCCACTGAATTAGAATGGGAATGGTTTGCAAGAGGAGGAGAAGTTGCTATTCAAGATGGAACATTTGATTATAAATATTCTGGTAGTAATAATATAGATGAAGTAGCTTGGTATTTAAAAAATTCAAATGGAAGAACACATGATGTTGGAGCTAAAAAAGCAAATCAATTAGGACTTTATGATTGTAGTGGAAATGTATGGGAATGGTGCTATGATACAATAGACAAAGTATCTAATAATTCAAAATTTTCTTATATATATAAGGCTTATGATTTAAATAATGAAAATAGAAGATTAAGAGGCGGATCTTGGAATTACTA